The Sebastes umbrosus isolate fSebUmb1 chromosome 1, fSebUmb1.pri, whole genome shotgun sequence genome includes the window TTTATTCATGAATATGTTTTCATGATGTTTGTGTTGTCAGACATTTTGTTGAAGTTGGCATTAAAGTTTAGCTAGGCTATTAGTTGTTGATTCTTGGAAAGACTCACCATCAGTGTTTTGCAAAAATGTTAATATCAATGTGCTCACTTtcacagttaaagggactgtttgtaacttcttacacatataaatcattgcgggtcagtgtcccatgcgcgctcacgtgtggctacatTGTTCAGACAAgaatccaacacaaactacatggaagcaccaaaaccgcaaagttatatctagtgaagcccgtcttgcaaaattctctgctcctctgcctgccttcactcacacaccgtgctcgttctcgctcgctctctcgctccatctcacgtgcatgtgcgacactacacactgcagaagagttagtttagctctgagaatatctagtgaatgtacagtggacatttgtgcagaaataaatgctgaagctcctccagatcaacagaggtttcccgtgtcttgtgaagtgtcttgtgggctctgcagcgagaaacattatcgtctttgaccaaaactccggtttctcccccgttccctctgACCGGAGTCGGGAgtctgaggcaggaaaagccaacactaggatcagcattgattcatggagagaccatggtcagctaacattactgccaagcaggtgaaatatagacaGATATCggggttttagctgacgtgtgtcgcctcactgttttgagcgatgctcgttcatgtctatgtagagcgattACAAGCGCAAGcagcaggacgctgactttcattgacttaacggccacaggcgTTGCTGTTAataagcaatttctgattcttacaaacagtccctttaatatatgCATATAGGAGTGTGAGGACTGTTTACTGACCCAGAACATTGAGCCGAGAAACTGAGATATTATAATTCATGTTGACTTTATTTGCATTTAGTACAGTGAAACACACTTCAGCAAGTCTTTTGTCAAAGTCCTGATATCCATGTACATACATTGCAATACAGTAATAATCACTATTTaaattcacaaatattttttttttgtacatttgtacatttacacatatttacataaatACTTTGGAAACATCAAAGTATTCAAGTCATGTCTAGTTGACATATAACATCTTTCATCACAAAAGCATGTTTCACCTGACAGAGAATGATCTATTGATCTAATCTAGATCAGCAATTAATTACAAAACAACATTAGTCAAATATTAATGTTACAAACCTAATAAAACACCAGGGGACTGACATTACAAGGAGACATAAAACAGAACTATCGACATATTTACACTGCCAGCTATGTTAAACATACACAGCCCACCAACCTTAGATACTGTGTGAGAACAGGGGACAACTAAGAAATCATTGAGCTTTGCATCAACAAACTGTAACCATATTGagggttttgttttctttcacaaGTGCATCAGGAGTGCATCTCTGAGACCAGTTTCTCTGTTCAGGTCATTATATTAGGAGAAGGCCAGGGGCACTTTCTTAATAATCTTACATCAGCACTTCTGATCTTTTATGAATGTGGACCAGTACTTCCACACAAGTGATGGTTACAAAGTTGCTACTATAATAAAGTACAAAGGGTCTGTTAAATGTACGACTCCAAGACAGATGGACATTGATAGCAAtgtttaaactgattttttttcgcCACATATTGtccaattaaaacattttaatgcatcTGGTGCACAAAACAGATGCATCATGCTAAACTAAGAATCTTTCAATGACCTTTCTGGTCACGAGTCTTAGTTGGTGctaccagcagcagcacacacataTACCATTACAAGGGCTCAATCAGAGATGCCTTCAGAGAGGCTAAATGCAACAGCAATCAATTTGGTAAATTATTGCAGCACAGCAAAATATCTTGTCAGGGATCTTGTCATTCATGGTATCTTCACTGAGTGCTCCCCTCGCAGTATGTCAAAGTCCATCGACGGTCCCTGTCAACGAGAAACAATACAATTTTGAGAGCATTTACAAACTGGTAATTCCATTGTTATTAAGAATAATTGGTAAAAAGGTTGGCGTCTAAGAATCACTGTAAGGGGGATGTGGATGTATGCCTGTGATGAACTGTTACAAATTAACTTACAGTTTTACATAATCAAAGGAGCTTTTCACTCCTGTCAGGTAATAGTTGCTGGGGGCTGTCCAGCTGAAGTATTCCTCAAAGTAGTTGATCTCTGTTGTTTTTAGGCAGTTGGACGTGGTAAAACCAGAATCACTACAGCAGTAAAACTTCCACCTAAATTAGAAGAACAATGTGTTAATTTACATTTCAAATATGTTAATATAGAATACAACTGAATTGTTTTAATCAACCTGCACTTAAAGTTGCATTGGTCAGTTGGTTGATTTTTTTAGtaataaaggcaaaaacaaaTGACTTACCTCCTGTCCTGGAAGAGGCTGCTGCGATCACTGTAGGCCCCTGCAATCACTTCATTGTCTCCACATTTGAAGTCCATTCCTCCCCAATATTCGTTCACAGGAGCTGACCACTTGCATGTTCTGGTTACTTTGAAAGCCTTGCACGAAAACGACCAAAGTCGATCTTTTACGTCATGATTGAAGAGACTATTGTGGAAACAAATCAGCATGTTAGAAAAGATTCTGTTgtatatttaacaaaataagaataaaGATATCCTTAAATctgattatatttttttctgttttcatagAAGAGACAAAGACAATTACTTGTCGCAGGAAATATTTTCATGATatcaatgaaaatataataatttaaaggtATTGCTAGCCCTTGCTCAACAAACCCTAAACTACAGAAGGCCCATGGCTACTTTAACTCTTTACTCTTTAACCCAGGTCTTGTGTTATCCCATATTTCAGTGTTCAATCTTGAAAAAGCCTAGGCTACATATCATGTGCTCACATAATGTAAATTTTACATTTGCTCCAACCCTGATGGGAGTAAATGTTTAGGAGACATTATTATTAAGACGTAATGTGAAAACCTTAACAAAGATTACTTTATTATGTACTGCCCACCTTGTGATGCCAGAAACAGCTTGTCCAGAAGGACAAGTGCGACTAAATGCGTTGTTCAACTCACTGTCCCATTCGCCGTATTCATGGAGGTAATCCTCTGTGAGAAAAAAGGTTAGTTTACTTGGTGAGTTACAGGCAAAGATGTAAACCAGAAAAGGTCTTAAAGACTGGAAAATTTGCATTTAGCCAGCATGGTTAATActcatgaaataaaacaaatattactTTGTAAACTGCATATTCTCTATTGATTTAACTGCTTTATTTGTATACTTACTGCAGCTGTAAAGCTTGTTGATCTTcaaaatgtcattttctgacatgtcaTCCCTCTGGACTATTTGCGCTGAGGAGTCGATGGGAATGATGGTATCTCCTCCATTCTTTGAGAAGTCCTTTGGtgcataatgcattatagaGGAGTAGTCATATGGAACATCGAGGttgtttgtgtcaaatttgTTGAAGTTTCTAAGGTGTTCTTGCTGGATGTTTCCATAGTTGATCAGGATGTGAACATCCCTGTCACTTCTACTTTGCTCATGCCAGAAGCCAAGTGCGTGAATGAGCTCGTGCTGAATGATGCCATTGTCAATGCATCCCCAACCCAGAGATAATTCTTGAGAGCTTCCAGTTCGACCAACCCAGGACCAACATCCGCTTTTTTTCACAATCATGATGTAGTCGGTCTGGGCTTGACGAGCTACAAACCGGACGCAGGTGCTCATGTGAAAGGCATTTATTGCATTTTCAATCGTCATCTTTTCGGAGGTGGAAAAAGAATCACTTATGGCATATGGCACCTGAACAGTCTCACTTAACTTTGGCCATCTGCAGTTATCGCATTTTCTTGCATTCCTTGCGTTTGCGacaaaaacatctccttcagtaaaaaggtctgttatacgttgGTTAGCAGTAAGGATTTGTGAATTGATTGTCTGGGTATctaaaaagagaagaaagaagattttgtcaaataaaatgcatctgtaaatgaaataaaatgtaacaatgtTAATCTTTGTCAGTATAAAGTATATTGCAGTCACAGGCAATGAAGTACAACAAAACTAATTACCTTTTGTTGTTCCTTTGCAGTAATTGAAACTCCAGCGATGATCTCTGTCAATAAAGAAATGTAGTTATGTGATGTAATTAGAAAGGTTAGGTTTTCTTTactgatttcatcaataatagCCCTATTCGACTGGCAGCAGTGATACACAATGTAAATATTATGAAGATCTCTGGTTTAGGTGCAGACTGTTTAATGTATACAAATTTGGTAAATTAACAACTGTTGGAAATAGAGGTTTGACCATGTGACTTTCTGGTGTCAGTATATTTACCCATTGATATTCttttggtgtgtctggaccCCTGTTAGGAAGTGGCCTGCAGGGAGTTCCCAGTTGAAGTCTTCATTAAAGTAGTTGACCATTGGGGTTTCCCGACATtcaaatgtgataaagtgtggagcagagcagcagagtaatTTCCAACTGAAACAAGATCAGATCAAGCAAACCATTATAGATTTTCAATTTTGCCTTAAAACCATTGAGCATTTAACAATTTAATAGTGAAATTTGACTATGATGTGACTATAAAGAGCAGGGACAATTCCTCCTAATAACAGCATCAGTCTTCCTTAAGATGCTGCCATGAAGGTGTTTGTGAATGGATTTCGGACCTAAACTTAAGAGTGTAAACTTGCCATTTTTCAGTCTCAATCAAAAGGCACTACCCTCATGCTGGtgtaggattttttttatggttcCAAAGTTATGGGCACACATTTATCAGTTTAATATTTAactataaatatttgaatttaacaagcttttaattgattgatggattaatTTACAAGTTCAAAACAAAAAGTATGTATAATTTGAATATAAACTCATCATCTCATTTGTAATAAAGTACAACTGTGCTTGTATattatttaaattcaaattCCTACATGAATTTGAATTAGTTTACCGAATAGTGTCAACATTTTAATACATAATGTCAACACGCTACCAACCTTCTGTCTCCATGTGCGCTGTTGTAATTGCTGTAGACGCCAGCTACCACCTGATTTGTCGGGCAATTGTAGCTGAGTTCTTTGTCATATAGGTCCTGGGAACCGGACCAGGAGCAGCCTGAGGTAGCGCCGAAATCTTTGCACTCAATCTTCCATTGGCGATCTTGGTCAATGGAACTGTAGGAGCTTTGACATTAATCAAAATGATTTAATGGAAGGACACAAGGTACCAGTGAAATATACAGTGTAAAGGTATGATAGTAAATAATGCATGGCTAAATGTGCAGGATGATTACTCTCCTGAATCATACAAAGTTGTATATATGGTTTAATTTGTATATGCAACTTACCTATTAATCTGAGACACAACCTGTTTATCTGGACAAGCATGACGCAAAATGCCTCTCAAACTGTTTTCATAGTTCTGCGCACTGTGTCCAGCTGCAAATAACATGTGGTTAAGTGGATTAATAatcaacatcatcaacatcaacatagtacagtctatataaaaataaaatcccttCTCTAAGCACTTCATACACATCTCCTTTAGAGTCAATTACCAATAAGAGGTTGATGTTCTTACCAGTCAGAAGGACGAAAGCCACGATGAAGGTCCACATTTTGTATGATGTGTTAGTGTCTAACCAGTGAGGAGACTGCCTTCACTGACTGCAAGTGCTGCAATTTATACGCTTGAAACTATGACACTATGTCATTTGTGGGTGTGTTGACACGTGAGAGAACGTGTATTCGCTTCTTCATACCAAACATCAGAGCTATGTGTGTCACTTCCTTGTAAACAAAATAGAAGATAaattcctctctcttcctctcatgcCATAGATACTTAAGTTATATACTGACCTACATAATAATGCCAACATCTTCCTCATAACTGTCAGATAATTTACCGGAATCACTGTTATATAAttaagggagaaaaaaaaatcccagcaCCAGATCACGTGAACTGTGGGGAAACATGTCAGcataatttatttgtaaaataatgCTACGAAGGTACTCATTTTGCTATGTCTACACTGAGGACAGATAAAGTTACAGGGAAAGAGGCCCATCTTAGGTAAATACTGCATTATGTACCTTTACCATCAGTACATTAACATGGTAagatataaaattaaataaatcaaataaaaaacacaatcgTAGATCGTATACTCGTACCAGGTTGCTCAGTACCAATGAGAATTGTTTAACAGCTGCTGCAGTGCATCCGATTGTCCTGACATGCACCTGCATCATGAACTTCGCTACTCCTTATGCTACTCCTGATTGAGGATTTGATGTGATACTGTGTGTATTCAGCTTTATCCAAATTCAACATAACACAGAGGTGGACTAAAGCACTTGGGAGGTTGCTGGTGATGAAGTCATGAATGTACAGCTGGATGATGTCTCGATACCTAAACACTCTCGTCCGGTATAAAAGCCCTGCAACAGATACTATGTTTTTGAAGCATATCGATAAAAAATGCCAATGTGATCTCAGAGAAATATGTGAATTGACCACAACCTTTTAAAGTACATTAGGTGATGGTGGCCACCACAGAAACAATTTAAtatcaggtttaggcaacaaaagtgtTGTGGCCTGGCTCTGAGGCCACAACAACAGAGGAAGCAAACACGCAGGACTGGTTCGGAATGTGTTAACCTGAACTACACAACAAAACCAAGCTGGCCTAGCACCCGGTGGTGCCAGGGGAATGATGTCCATCGACCATGAGGATGGGGCGGGTCTTATAGTCAGGGAGACAGTGGCCAGCTGTCTCCAATCGCCTGAtcagcacctcctcctcagctccaaCCCACCATGGaccactgcaacacacacaggcacagcaCAACACCTTAGCCCTGGACGAGGCCCTGGGGCCGCCACAAAAGTAatgttaggtttatgcaacaaaactactttgttaggtttaggcaacaaaactacttggttagttttaggaaagAAAAGATTATGTTCTGTTTTGTGTTCTGACTCCGCCCTCTAAGACTATCGCTTTTGGGTTTATCCCATGCTTGCAGGCCTAGCACTGAAAGACTTTAATCTATGCCCACCTTTGTGCGGGCCTCACCTTTGGGGGGGGGCCAGACAGTCTGCTCCCATTTTTCTACAGCATCTGATGAGAATGGTTCTACTCGCTGAGAACAGTAAGAAAAACGATATCTTCTGGCAGAGGTGTCCGTCTTTGTCCGGCCTGTCAGATGGGCCACATCATGCCTGAGGATCTCAAAGGCAGGAAAACACAGAGGTAGGAAGTAAAACGAGATATGACACGAGGAGGgaacctacaaaataaaacaggaaacaaaataCAATCAAAACAAAAGACCAAGACACTTAACTTACAGTTTTGATTCcattcatttgtttgtgttcttaTTGCAATTGTCAGAGGCTCAATCGCCAATGGATATAAGAATTGAGACAAAGTCAGCCTCGGGTGCACCACCTGGTGATCATAAATGGTCCAGAAACTAGATCGTTATTCagaacttcagctttaaaactagTATGTAATAATCTAATGCAATTACAAAATTATTTTCCAACAACAAAAAGATAAATTATATCAGAACTAGATCAGAACTATCTGGCATAACACAACTACAGGGAAGTGAGAACATCAACCATTTGAGCTGTATATTCAGGggacagacaaacacagttGCATGAATGCAGACACACCTCTAAGTCACTCGTGTCCCAAATGCTTATTATCAGATCAAGTTATGAACACACCGGTGTTTCACTTTGGCATCTTAATTAGCATTTAGGTCATCCCTAACTGTGCAAGAGGACACATCAAGTTGTGCATCTTGATTTGTTGTTGCAAGTCCCAACACTGAAAGATAGAGGTCAGCGCTGaggcagcaaacacacacagacccaaaTGGCAACATATAAGGGATCcttcaaaatgttaaactaatgGGATATCAGCAGGAAAACATACACAGGTCTTCCATCACATTTATATTATTCAACACTGTTTACACAATGTGTGTATTTTCAGTGTGGGAGGTTTGGTTCACCCAAGTGTTGAATTTATTCATGAATATGTTTTCATGATGTTTGTGTTGTCAGATATTTTGTTGAAGTTGGCATTAAAGTTTAGCTAGGCTATTAGTTGTTGTACTCTTGGAAAGACTCACCATCATTGTTTTGcaaaaatatgaatatcaaTGTGCCCACTTttacagttaaagggactgtttgtaacttcttacaccaatgaatcattgcgggtcggtgtcccatgcgcgctcgtgtgtggctacgctgttcagacaagactccaaaacaaactacacggaagcagcAAAatcgcaaagttatatctagtgaagcccgtcttgcaaacagtgttggctgcggtcggaggacgcgagggagaccgtagctttggtctccagggccggagtctctgctgtactctgctcctctgcctgcctgccttcactcacacaccgcgctagTTCTtgctcgctctctcgctccacctcacgtgcatatGCGACACTAAACACTTCAGAAGACCTCGTAGCACTGAGAATATCtactgaatgtacagtggatgtttgtgcagaaataaatgctgcagctcctccagaccaatagaggtttcccgtgtcttgtgaagtgatggggctccgcatcgagaaacgttatcgtctccaaccaaaactctggcgtctcccctgttccctctgacGGCGGTCGGGAGTCTAAGGCAGGAAAAGTCACCAccaggatcagcagtgattcacaTAGAgaccttcatcttcatctggtcagctaacattactgtcaaGCAGGTGTAATATAGACAGATATTGGGGTTTtaactgacgtgtgtcgcctcactgttttgagcgatgcttgttcatgtctatgtagagcgagcacaagcgaaagcagcaggacgctgactttcattgacttaacggccacaggtgttgctgttaacaagcaatttctgattcttacaaacagtccctttaatatatgaATATAGGAGTGGGAGGACTGTTTATTGACCCAGAAGATTAAGCCGAGAAACTCAGATATTATAATTAATGTTGACTTTATTTGCAATTTAGTACAGTAAAACACAGTTCAGCAAGTCTTTTGTGCAAGTCCTGATATCCATGTACATACATTGCAATACAGTAATAATCactatttacattcacaaattgttttttttgttcatttgtacatttacacatatttacataaatACTTTGGAGACATCAAAGTAATCAAGTCATGTCTAGTTGACATATAACATCTTTCATCACAAAAGCATATTTCACCTGACAGAGAATGACCTAGTGATCTAGATCAGCAATTAATTACAAAACAACATTAGTCAAATATTAATGTTACAACCTAATAAAACACCAGGGGACTGACATTGCATTAGACATAAAACAGAACTACCGACATATTTACACAGCCCACCAACCTTAGATACTTTGTGAGAACAGGGGACAACTAAGAAATCATTGAGCTTTGCATCAACAAACTGTAACCATATTGagggttttgttttctttcacaaGTGCATCAGGAGTGCATCTCTGAGACAAGTTTCTCTGTTCAGGTCATTATATTAGGAGAAGGCCAGGGGCACTTTCTTAATAATCTTACCTTAGCACTTCTGATCTTTATGATTGGAGACCAGTACTTCCCCACAAGTGATGGTTACAAAGTTGCTACTATAATAAAGTACAAAGGGTCTGTTAAATGTACGACTCCAAGACAGATGGACATTGATAGCAAtctttaaactgattttttcccccacatatTGTCCAATTAAAACATTATAATGCATCTGGTACACAAAACAGATGCATCATGCTAAACTAAGAATCTTTCAATGACCTTTCTGGTCACGGATCTTAGCTGGTGCTGCCTGCTGCAGCACACAAATATACCATTAGAAGGGCTCAATCAGAGATGCCTTCAGACAGGCCAGATGCAACAGCAATCGATTTGGTGAATTATTGTGGCGCAGCAAAAAATCTTGTCAGGGATCTTCTCATTCATGGTATCTTCACTGAGTGTTCCCCTGGCAGTATGTCAAAGTCCATCGACGGTCCCTGTCAACGAGAAACAATAACATTATGAGAGCATTTACAAACTGGTAATTCCATTGTTATTAAGACTAATTGGTAAAAAGGTTGGCGTCTAAGAATCACTGTAAGTGGGATGTGGATGTATGCCTGTGATAAACTGTTACAAAATAACTTACAATGTTACAAAATCAATGGAGCTTTTCACTCCTGTCAGGTAATAGTTGCTGGGGGCTGTCCAGCTGAAGTATTCCTCAAAGTAGTTGATCTCTGTTGTTTTTAGGCAGTTGGACGTGGTAAAACCAGAATCACTACAGCAGTAAAACTTCCACCTAAATTAGAAGAACAATGTGTTAATTTACATTGGCTTTCAAATatgttaatataaaataaaactgaattgtTTTAATCAACCTGCACTTAAAGTTGCATTAGTCAgttggttgattttttttagtaatAAAGGAAAGAACAAATGACTTACTTCCTATCCTGGAAGAAGCTGCTGCGTTTACTGTTGGCCCCTGCAATCACTTCATTGTTTCCACATTTGAAGTCCATTCCTCCCCAATAATCGTTCACCTCAGCTGACAACTTGCATGTTCTGGTTAGTCTGAAAGCGTTGCACGAAAACGACCAAAGTCGATCTTTTACGCCACTATTGAAGAGACTATTGTGGAAACAAATCAGCATGTTAGAAAACATTCTGTTgtatatttaacaaaataagaataaaGATATCCTTAAATATGTTTATGTTGTTCTGTTTTCATAGAAGAGACAAAGACAATTACTTGTCGCAGGAAATATTTTCATGATATCactgaaaatataataatttacagGTATTGCTAGCCCTTGCTCAACAAACCCTAAACCACAGAAGGCCCATGGCTACTTTAACTCTTTACTCTTTAACCC containing:
- the LOC119494240 gene encoding uncharacterized protein LOC119494240 isoform X1; the encoded protein is MWTFIVVFVLLTAGHSAQNYENSLRGILRHACPDKQVVSQINSSYSSIDQDRQWKIECKDFGATSGCSWSGSQDLYDKELSYNCPTNQVVAGVYSNYNSAHGDRSWKLLCCSAPHFITFECRETPMVNYFNEDFNWELPAGHFLTGVQTHQKNINGDHRWSFNYCKGTTKDTQTINSQILTANQRITDLFTEGDVFVANARNARKCDNCRWPKLSETVQVPYAISDSFSTSEKMTIENAINAFHMSTCVRFVARQAQTDYIMIVKKSGCWSWVGRTGSSQELSLGWGCIDNGIIQHELIHALGFWHEQSRSDRDVHILINYGNIQQEHLRNFNKFDTNNLDVPYDYSSIMHYAPKDFSKNGGDTIIPIDSSAQIVQRDDMSENDILKINKLYSCKDYLHEYGEWDSELNNAFSRTCPSGQAVSGITSLFNHDVKDRLWSFSCKAFKVTRTCKWSAPVNEYWGGMDFKCGDNEVIAGAYSDRSSLFQDRRWKFYCCSDSGFTTSNCLKTTEINYFEEYFSWTAPSNYYLTGVKSSFDYVKLDRRWTLTYCEGSTQ